The proteins below come from a single Macaca fascicularis isolate 582-1 chromosome 9, T2T-MFA8v1.1 genomic window:
- the FGFBP3 gene encoding fibroblast growth factor-binding protein 3, with product MSPPRLRASLSPSLLLLLLLLLSGCLLAAARREKGAASNVVEPVPGPTGGSSGRFLSPEQHACSWQLLLPAPGAAAGSELALRCQSPDGARHQCAYRGEPQRCVAYAARRAHFWKQVLGGLRKKRRPCHDPTPLQARLCAGKKGHGAELRLVPRTSPPARPSAAGFAGESKPRARSRGRPRERAPGPAAGTTPPQSAPPKENPSERKTNGGKRKAALVPNEERPMGTGPDPDGLDGNAELTETYCAEKWHSLCNFFVNFWNG from the coding sequence ATGAGTCCTCCGAGGCTGCGAGCGTCGCTGTCGCCgtcgctgctgctgctgctgctgctgctgctgagtgGTTGCCTCCTCGCGGCTGCTCGGAGGGAAAAGGGGGCTGCTAGCAACGTGGTGGAGCCGGTCCCTGGGCCCACAGGCGGCTCCTCGGGTCGCTTCCTCAGCCCCGAACAGCACGCGTGCAGCTGGCAGCTCCTGCTTCCCGCCCCGGGGGCCGCAGCGGGCAGCGAGCTGGCGTTGCGCTGCCAGAGCCCGGACGGAGCACGCCACCAGTGCGCCTACCGCGGGGAGCCGCAGCGCTGCGTAGCCTACGCCGCTCGCCGCGCGCACTTCTGGAAGCAGGTGCTGGGCGGGCTGCGCAAGAAGCGGAGGCCCTGTCACGACCCCACGCCGCTCCAGGCCCGCTTGTGCGCGGGCAAGAAGGGCCACGGTGCCGAGCTCCGACTAGTGCCCCGCACGTCCCCGCCCGCACGCCCGTCCGCCGCGGGATTCGCGGGGGAGTCCAAGCCCAGGGCCCGCAGCCGGGGACGGCCCCGGGAGCGTGCGCCCGGCCCAGCCGCTGGGACCACGCCACCCCAAAGCGCACCGCCGAAGGAAAACCCCTCTGAGAGGAAGACCAACGGGGGCAAGAGGAAGGCGGCCTTGGTCCCCAACGAGGAGCGACCCATGGGGACCGGGCCCGACCCCGACGGGCTAGATGGGAACGCGGAGCTCACGGAGACCTACTGCGCTGAGAAGTGGCACTCCCTCTGCAACTTCTTTGTCAATTTCTGGAATGGCTGA